The following proteins are encoded in a genomic region of Xanthomonas citri pv. mangiferaeindicae:
- a CDS encoding site-specific tyrosine recombinase XerD — MPTTATPAERRALVVGLPPLRDDDRAAIEGFLDAFWAETGIAAQTGSAYRRDLEGLARWRDGRDGGIANADRAALFDYLAWRTRHGWSPRSNARLLSALRAFYADRQRRHGRADDPTALLEPPKLPRPLPKALGESQIEALLAAPDVTAADGLRDRTMLELMYACGLRVSELTGLPANGVNLRQGALRVTGKGERTRLVPLGEEAQHWLQRYLAEARPVLAGGKPLPADTQGGTPLFLTARRLPLSRQQFWGLVKRYAAIAGIDPARISPHGLRHSFATHLLNHGADLRALQMLLGHSSLSTTQIYTLVAREHLKRLHATHHPRG, encoded by the coding sequence ATGCCGACCACCGCCACACCCGCCGAACGCCGCGCCCTCGTGGTCGGCCTGCCACCGTTGCGCGACGATGACCGCGCTGCGATCGAAGGGTTTCTCGACGCGTTCTGGGCCGAGACCGGCATCGCCGCGCAGACCGGTTCGGCCTACCGTCGCGACCTGGAAGGGCTCGCGCGCTGGCGCGACGGCCGCGACGGCGGCATCGCCAACGCGGACCGTGCCGCGCTGTTCGACTACCTGGCATGGCGCACCCGCCATGGCTGGTCGCCGCGCAGCAATGCGCGGCTGCTGTCGGCGCTGCGCGCGTTCTACGCCGACCGGCAGCGCCGGCATGGCCGCGCCGACGATCCGACCGCCCTGCTCGAACCGCCGAAGCTGCCTCGGCCGCTGCCCAAGGCCTTGGGCGAATCGCAGATCGAGGCCTTGCTCGCCGCGCCGGATGTGACCGCCGCCGATGGCTTGCGCGATCGCACGATGCTCGAGCTGATGTACGCCTGCGGCCTGCGGGTCAGCGAGCTGACCGGCCTGCCGGCCAATGGCGTCAATCTGCGCCAGGGCGCACTGCGGGTCACCGGCAAGGGCGAACGCACCCGCCTGGTGCCGCTGGGCGAAGAGGCGCAGCACTGGTTGCAGCGGTATCTGGCCGAGGCCCGCCCGGTGCTGGCCGGCGGCAAGCCGCTGCCGGCCGACACCCAGGGTGGCACGCCGCTGTTCCTGACCGCCCGACGCCTGCCGCTGTCCCGGCAGCAGTTCTGGGGCCTGGTCAAGCGCTATGCCGCGATCGCAGGCATCGACCCGGCCCGGATCAGCCCACACGGCCTGCGCCACAGTTTCGCCACCCATCTGCTCAACCACGGCGCCGACCTGCGCGCGCTGCAGATGCTGCTCGGCCACAGTTCCCTGTCGACGACCCAGATCTACACCCTCGTCGCCCGCGAACACCTCAAACGCCTCCACGCCACCCATCACCCTAGGGGGTGA